Proteins encoded by one window of Salmo trutta chromosome 17, fSalTru1.1, whole genome shotgun sequence:
- the lrriq3 gene encoding leucine-rich repeat and IQ domain-containing protein 3 yields MDSLDAQRKYLVTCSESLILSHGQGPGLNLVEKETDLQQVVMVNLSCLLLKNLDNVGSCRSLSVCILAENFISKIDALITCVHIVKLDLKGNQITQLPGVVFWESLRRLQLLHLHDNNMGTRKNIEGLSGCPNLTALTLYDTPLSLKGNYRHCIINSIWSLKALDNFVVSDEEIIENWILPLHFKPLCHNFYLNLYPAAKMGPYQSEMRAIHKIISEVNRIQSVYSPTLIIQRWIRGHLTRKRLGLVPAVPSRERFSIRVHLSPIPSVETDSQQTQGETWVKECTAKQHLQRHEEQDAKMKRLYVNLKKLVQAGSPEVLQEVVTSQASLEAKKQKDISAPHNTPQNSKTMWSNRAKHSEAERDFTAAEEFYEEKLGKMCFRLIGFKALVHQVEPVSNMLISRQQGGRDIRSAIRLFHTQRPEPPKLPHPRLPLINAEKRLMGRCLGSISLAPFQVIQRAYRMREQAEALQRRSQQVAHSQARREGAQGQRHGLLEARREAVLQVREKEQEEVEGALALLRASRDREVQEVRQRHAVFLEEKRRRASERAMVVAFSRQHAFLSKTVNRHAVRQRQSHTQQERSVMVASSRQQSRIQRELIMGCIEDRQQSLKEEAITSRVNRDTYLATKHTNQLLRAQERVARVKANHAKMEVLHPVPVNQTA; encoded by the exons ATGGATTCACTTGATGCCCAAAGGAAATACCTGGTGACCTGCTCGGAGTCCCTTATATTAAGCCATGGGCAGGGACCAGGTTTGAACCTGGTGGAGAAAGAGACTGACCTTCAACAGGTTGTTATGGTCAATCTGAGCTGCTTACTGCTAAAAAACCTTGATAATGTGGGAAGCTGCAGGTCACTAAGTGTATGCATCTTGGCGGAAAATTTTATATCCAAGATAGATGCTCTCATCACATGTGTGCATATAGTGAAGTTGGATCTTAAAGGAAATCAG ATAACCCAACTCCCCGGTGTAGTGTTCTGGGAAAGCCTGAGACGACTCCAGCTGCTCCATctccatgacaacaacatgggGACTAGAAAGAACATTGAGGGGTTGTCAGGCTGTCCAAACCTCACAGCATTGACCCTCTACGACACACCGCTCAGCCTAAAGGGAAACTACAGACACTGCATCATCAACAGCATCTGGTCACTGAAGGCTCTGGATAACTTTGTGGTCTCTGACGAGGAGATCATTGAAAACTGGATCCTCCCTCTGCATTTCAAACCCCTCTGTCATAATTTTTACTTGAACCTCTATCCAGCAGCTAAGatg GGGCCTTATCAGAGTGAAATGAGAGCAATCCATAAGATTATATCAGAGGTCAATAGGATCCAGTCCGTTTATTCTCCAACGTTGATCATCCAACGATGGATCAGGGGACATCTGACCAGAAAAAGGCTTGG ACTTGTTCCTGCTGTGCCGAGCCGGGAGAGGTTCAGCATCAGAGTCCATCTGTCCCCCATCCCCTCTGTGGAGACAGACAGTCAACAAACCCAGGGGGAGACATGGGTCAAAGAGTGCACAGCTAAACAGCACCTGCAG AGGCACGAGGAACAAGATGCGAAAATGAAGAGATTGTATGTCAATCTGAAGAAATTGGTGCAGGCTGGGAGCCCAGAG GTTTTACAAGAGGTCGTGACAAGCCAGGCGTCTTTAGAGGCCAAGAAACAGAAAGACATCAGTGCTCCGCATAACACCCCTCAGAACAGTAAGACCATGTGGTCCAACAGAGCCAAGCACAGTGAGGCGGAAAGAG ACTTCACTGCTGCAGAGGAGTTCTATGAAGAGAAGCTTGGGAAAATGTGTTTCCGCCTCATCGGCTTCAAGGCTCTGGTCCACCAGGTTGAGCCTGTCAGCAACATGCTCATCTCCCGGCAACAGGGGGGACGGGACATCCGCAGTGCCATCCGCCTGTTCCACACACAGCGTCCCGAGCCACCCAAGCTGCCCCACCCTCGACTGCCCCTGATCAACGCCGAGAAGCGTCTGATGGGTCGCTGCCTCGGCTCCATCAGCCTAGCCCCCTTCCAGGTGATCCAGCGGGCCTACCGGATGAGGGAGCAGGCCGAGGCCCTGCAGAGGAGGTCCCAGCAGGTGGCCCATTCCCAGGCTCGGAGGGAGGGCGCCCAGGGCCAGCGCCACGGCCTCCTGGAGGCCCGCAGGGAGGCAGTGCTccaggtgagagagaaggagcaggaggaggtggagggggcacTGGCCCTGCTGAGAGCTAGCCGGGACAGGGAGGTGCAGGAGGTCAGGCAGAGACACGCTGTGTtcctggaggagaagaggaggcggGCATCGGAACGGGCCATGGTTGTCGCCTTCAGCAGGCAGCATGCCTTTCTGTCCAAGACAGTCAACAGGCATGCTGTGCGGCAGAGGCAGAGTCACACCCAGCAGGAGAGGAGTGTCATGGTTGCCAGCAGCAGGCAGCAGTCCAGGATTCAGAGGGAACTCATAATGGGATGCATAGAGGACAG GCAACAGTCTCTAAAGGAGGAGGCCATTACATCCAGAGTGAACAGAGACACTTATCTAGCCACGAAGCACACCAACCAAC